TCCAATCTAATCCTTCAATATATCTACTTCCCGATGAAAAAATTATCTTTAAAACCAATCCCCATTGGCTATTTATTGTTATTCCCGTTGTTGTGATATTCCTTTTCTGGATAATCTATCTTCTTTTTGTCTGCTCATTTATAGGAGCTGTACTTTTAGATGAGTTTGTGAATTTTTGCATCCTCATAAGTTCTTTTACTTCTGTCTTTCTGATAGCAGTCTTTTATCTCGCTTGGAAATTTAATCGGCTCCACCTCACAAATTTGAGGCTAATAAAGGAAAGAGGAATCATCGGTAAACGTTTTATGTCTATCATGCTTGATAATATAGAGAATATTACTTGCAGCTTTGGGATTTGGGGCAGGATATTTGGATTTGGAAATTTAATTATCGAGTCAGCAGGAACCTCTGGGAAGATGGTCTTTGAGGGATTACCCTTGC
The sequence above is a segment of the Nitrospinota bacterium genome. Coding sequences within it:
- a CDS encoding PH domain-containing protein, with the protein product MNFCILISSFTSVFLIAVFYLAWKFNRLHLTNLRLIKERGIIGKRFMSIMLDNIENITCSFGIWGRIFGFGNLIIESAGTSGKMVFEGLPL